TCCTTTAAACGGCCTTATACCCCTGTGTTTCTTCTCCAGAAAGACAGTTTGCAACAGATGCTGGGCTCCGTATGTTGTCTAATGTTGAATGGCCTACCCCAAGTGAACCTGCACAGGTTTGTGGGGCCGCTGAGGGCAGCAGCCTTCTGCTTCTGTGAAGTGGAGCACAAAGTGGCTCGGCTGCATTTGATCTAGGTTCTTTTAGATTGTGGTACATGATTAACCTGGACCGGCCCACTGAGCACTACATGTCTACATCACTACATTCCTGAATGCTGCTGAAGCTAGAATCAGCAGCAATAAGAAAATAAGCTGTGGCAACTAGCGGcaacatgtattttatttcccAAATTTGACAAATTTCACAAATGTTACTTTTTGCAAATACATATTTTGTAAAGTTTGTTGTGCAAGTTGTCTTTTTGCGCATATttatcacacacaacacaatatgtaatttaattttaaattttccATAAGCTTTCAAGAACAAGTAGCCTATAATATgaatattattacaaaaatatacagacaaCTAAGGAACTCTCTATTCTCTGGTTTAGTTAATTTAGTTAGTTCACTCTACTCTGACCTCTCCACTCTGCGGCAAACACTGTCCGCACCTTAATAGAGCCAAGCCCCAAAACGTTTAGCTGTATGGTCTTCCAAAAAACACCACCAGACAGATACCAAATGactcaattatttaaaaaaatatggatAATGCTAATAAGTATAGCATGCTTTGACTATCTGCAAATTGATGTGCatcagtcctggacacatctacaACCTGCctatcctggttcagtcctgctttcgTCCTTTGTCCAACCCTGTGAAGTGTCAACTGCTGTGGTTTTGGGCTTTAGACAAATTGAAAAATCAGTTTAatttctgttatttattcacACCAACTGAACAGCACACATTAAAAAGCTGCCCAAAAGCTTTATTTGGCTTCATAAGTACAGTGAATAACCTAGTTTTTTCTGTGATACTCGGTAAAATGAGTGGTCCAGCTCAAaggcacagacacacatgaCAAAGATAGCACCGCAGTGAGGGGGCATACACTGATGTCTCCCAGGTCAAGCTCTAAAGATCTACATTACAATAGTCAAACAGTTTAAAGAAGTATAATATATGTGGAAATGTTACAAAACACAGTCTACAATATGAttcactgatttaaaaaaaagaaaaaaaatagaaaagtgagttaaaacatgcttataaaaatgtatcatgCCCCTGTCCACATCTGTAGCTCCACTTGCCAGGCTTGTGGGCTCGGAGGCATCCTGTTCTCTGTATGTGCAGGTTAGCTGCCTCCCAGAATGCACTGGGAAATGGAGACTGTTGTGCGTTCTGGAGTCTGCTGGGCCACATGAtccgaggtcagaggtcaggtcaTAGGCGACAACGGCGAGGACAGGTCAGGAGGGCGGCTCAGGAAGAAATCTGCCATCAGTACTGGAATACGAGCAGTGGTTAGCATTGGAGTTAGCATCACATCATCACGCTGTTGGAAGTGGCTTGTACCTGTGCGCTCATTTTGGACTCCTCCAAGCACTGGGTCTTTGTCTGTGAGCAGTTGATTCCAATCACGCTCTGATTGGTTACTCTCCTCCAGGCAGCCCTAAGGACCACCAAAACCAAGACACTCTTAGGAATAACTGAAGTTGAACTGACATGTTTGTGATTGAAGAATGTTGCAGCACTCACCAGTAGGTCCTCTACAGACAGGGGCCCTTTGTGCCTCTTGTCTGGGAGCTGTTCAGCATCTACACTGAGGGctctgaaacacaacacaaagttacacaaacacactgttaGTGAAGGCTTGGTTCTAGACAGGCTCACCTTTTCCTGCTTCTGAACCCCAGTGCTGAAGGGTCTGGGGCCTCAGTCTCTTCTGGTGCAGTGAGGCCGCTGAGCTGGAAGTCATCGTCCATAGAGATGTATGGAGCCAGCATGTCCAGGTCCATATCGTCCATCTGCTGCATACAGAGGCCAGACCTTAACTCACACCACACTCCGCTTTTCACATAGGCAGTGTCAGTGCAGTTCCAAATGCTCACCAGTAGAGTGTGCCCTTGGTCCTTCTCTGCGTCGGGCCACACAGCAAAGAAGCGCTCCACTCCGCTGGTGTCCATGGGTTGCTCCTGGCTCTGGAAGCACAAAGGGTTAGATTGGCTTTAGGCTGAAAGCAGGACAGGCGAGTGCTCTGTACTCACCGTGATGGGCTGGGGTTCAGGGGATGGGGCGGGTGAGGGCGAGGAGGACGATGAGGGTGACATGTTGAAGATGGGGGACAGGAGCTGCCTCAGGGCAGGGCTGCACAGGTCCTGGGGGGCTGTAGGCTCACAGTCCGGTTTTGGACTGGCAAACGACAGTTTGGTGAGGCCTGTgggacaaaaacatgaacatcCTTCAGTGCTGCCTGTAAACCAATTGTCTCCCATCAGGACCAGGATCTATGTGGCTGTGTCCTGGTCAATGTTACCTGGGCAGAGGGCGGGCCCGGGGCTGCAGGGCTCTGCTGGTGACTCTTCAGTGGCATCTGCGTTCTCCTGGGGGGCTGGAGATAGAGGCTCTCCTTTCAAGTCCCCACAATGCCTTTGCTCCATTGAGAGCACCATATTGGCCTGCTCGATGGCACTGCACACATAGAGGTCAGCGGTCAGCTCATAGTTCATACAACAGAGGAATCAGAGCTGAGATGGAAGGGAGGTGAAACAGACCTGAGGATGAAGTTGAGGCACACAATGGCTTCTGGATGACCGCTCCGGCTGTACAGCACTGTAGCCTGTGTCTCAACCCAAACAAAGCCCCCGTTATTCGCCAGAAAGCGGTATTGTCTGGTCCGGACTTGGCCTTTAGACAGCACTGTGGAGGCAGGACATAGGGTTCACAGATtggtcacacaggggtcactCGCCTTGCAGTGTGGCTGGACTTACATATTTGCAGGCTCCTGTTGATGTGGTCAAAGTCTAGCGCATGGTAGAAGTGGTACGCCGAGCAGCCAATTAGTTGGTGCGGCTCATACCCCAGCAGCTCCATCACCCTGCAGGATACAGCAAACACAGGCATGGGAGTGGACAAAGAATGGGAGCAGATAGGAatatagtgttgtcacaataccaaaatttcaaactcaatttcgatactaaggaatagacttgatactcaattccgataccacaatgatagtaaaaacactaattagacaatagaatgtgattttcaacattaaatggtactACTTCCTTTTATATGccttgtggccttatatctgtgtaatcactcagtggcccaggtaggttccatagtggtccatggtcatatactagtctatgtggtcttatacttgttctgatacagctcaagataattctaaagctattctggaaagattcatttctgtcctttgaatgggacattttttagtattgatatctgCGAACAatgacaatttaaaataaattagtatctggttttcaatactttttaagACCCTAGATTGGAGTGGGTAGAGTATGGTGTGGTCAGGATGCGGAGAGTCTGGAGAGAGGCTAGCTCACCGTCCCTCGCAGTGGGTGAAGTGCAGGTCCATGCTGTGCCGGGTTAGCAAGGTGGACGAGTCCAGGGGAAATTCCACGCTGgaagggtgagggaggggctcACATAGGAGGCTCAGAACTCTACTGCCCCCTTCTGAGCGCATATGTCCGACGCAGTGCAGGACCTAAACATGGATAAATAGCAGACACACAGTTGGACAAAGGTTTGAGAGACTGCACCTTATCGATACTTTgaagctgatgtcatcaacattcccttggggtgtgatgctaactgtaggctctgctctgtctgaagctctgttactgaGATTaatctttaatctgagctttgttttaacactatctgaccagaaatataatataaccccttttgggtttttttacttCTGCTTTTTATATACTATgtcctttttattgttatattatataagtgcaaaataaattaaaaaaaacaacttagctggaactataaCAGGTAAgctgttttgtgctgttaaacagtCTCtttcacataaaattacagtcacaagctagcattaacATTAGTCAACAGTTTTTCAGGCAGTCTTGCACCTTTTGTTGAAAACACcttaacaggaccatgaatgttcattgatcacaggctgctgaaaatgtgctgcttaaatctattttgtatcttttcttgagttttttcttaaaacatttttggcagtgtttgttaaagtctgcattgtgtcaccatagcAACTCCAGAATATTCTACCATAGGCATACAGGCAGAATATCCCCagtatgatgtcactgcaaagtatcaatactctACACCTGCAACATACCTTCCAGGTGGCTGATTTGAGGTTGACGATGCGCCCCCTGTTGGTCAGAGTGTTCTTGACACGCAGGAAGAAGCTCCTCTCAGTGGAGCTCTGTTTCCTACTCACACCTGACACATTAAAAAGAGACACGGACTCACTACTCGGATACTCAGATGCATACAgtagtccctcgtttatcgctgaggttatgttctaaaaataacccgcaataggcaaaatccgcgaagtagtcagctttattttttacaattattatatacgttttaaagctgtaaaactcctgaccacacactttatacacttttctcagacaggcattaacattttctcacatttctttcttttttaaacactctcaaagttcaaaccttcatacaTTATATCCCCTTCCTCGCTTTAAAGTTGTTGTTCACgtatgcctctgctccagcagtATACGTAGAGGCGGCCTCTcaatgcagagaaacacttttaagtccgaagcgtttctgaaatttgtcagtgcagaatgcttcattgacattgtgggttttgtcagggagaaaactgcaaacatacagcacttcagaatCACACTGCAAGCGATCAaacttttatgtaaatttggcaagctgaatgcattctgtactgtaaagGAGACATGGCACGGGGATTgactgacaatggtctacagtcccttagccaatcaggacgcagcaCACAAAGggcgttcatacactgtaaaaaagcgtgCAACattgcatgaaaaaaatctgcaacaGCGAGGCCGTGAAAAGTGAACCGcattatagtgagggaccactgtaaacacGTACATTACCAGTCAAATGTTTAGATACACCatcttattcaatgtttttattttccctttatttttactactttgctacataatttcatatatcttgcttcatatatttgatgtcttctgtatgtatataaaatgtagaaagaaaataagttaaataactacaaaatatttttaaaaatattatatttcaatTGACAAAGTAGTCACCTTCTGCTTtgttgaaaaacacttatttaaCGTTAACTTTGTTTAACTCTTATTCTTTACGACATAATTATACATCATTCCATATACAACtacttgatgtcttctgtatgtatccaaaatgtaaaaagtagtcaataaaaaaaaaataaaaaaaagactgaatgagagggtgtttCCTAACTTTTAACTGGTAGTGCATGTTTCTTCTACTTTATGGTCTAATATATGTTGAGAATTGTGGAAAGAGTGGCTAACCGGAGCGTGTGGTCAGCAGGTCCCTCAGCTCCTCTTGGTCACATGGGTGGACAAACTCGTATAGATTCTGGCCCAGAAGCTCCAGCTGAGGAGGAGAACAAGCAGCACAAGTCACAGGTCGGCACAGGTCAACAGCAGCAGAACAAACCTGGCCTTTGAGCAGACCACCCTGCAATACCTGTGTGATCCCAATGTGGGCGCTCACACTCTCGCTCAGGTAGATGATGTCTCCTTCCTCACTCAGGACCATGATGAAGCCTCCCAGAACCTGAGGGTAGAACTGGTCCATAGGGTCCTCCAGGCTgggctctgtctctgctcctacACCACCAGAGCACAGGTCATACAGGGCTACCCTCTGAGCTTCTGCAACTGCCATCATGCAATTACAGCATACACCTCCAAACCCTATACTGACAGTGATCGCAGTGGAGAATTCCCATAGAAAATAAGGGCGTGAGCTGCATTTAACAAACTTAACTGGAGTTTCAGAGATTGTAAATTATTGTTGCACACCGTGATGTTCACATTATCATGGGTAGAAGAAGCCTTAGCCTTTTATCAGATCTACgagtggatttctgcagctaaatGGACTAGCCACATTAATTAAGatatgaatatatttttacatagatattaggtttttaaatgtagttttatttgaatgattcaACCATCATCCCATAACAATTCAAATGCTGTAGGTTTGTGTATTGTCATTATCATTGCCATACATTACAGTATATTAATTAGGCTGAGAGAGAGTAGTCTGAAGAGAAAAGATCCAAATGCTTTTTGCTAAACACTGTTCATTTGCTTAACATTAATTGACTGTTTAGAAATGCtgattgtcaaaaataaaattacaaactaaagttaaatcagtgtttttgtctgtttattacaTTGACATGAGTGATTTAGCTGCTAATAGGCTACAAGATCAGCACATTAGTGAGAGTGCATCCTGTTTTCACTATTTCATCTAGTTCACATTATTTTAACTGTCAGTATCCGTAAATGTTATAGGTACAGGGTTTAATAATAAAGCATATTTCTCACAGACATCTCCAAGGATCCTTTTTGATGATATAAGAAGGTGAAAAGTAAACCAAATGTCCAGGCATTGTAGTTAAGGCAAAATGTGCACGATCTATACACTTAAAACAAATCCTCCTTTACTCTTACCCGGCACGGGTCTGATTTTTAAGATAAAGCATTGTCTACAATTTCATTTAACGtccaaaaaaaactccaaaagtgACTCAGTACTATTCCTTACCGATAATTCACCACTGCGAAAATAGCATCTCTGTCAAATTCAGTCACATGGGTGCAGGACTTTTGTAGAAGTATCACAACACTGGTGCTGTGCAGTTCTCACCAGCAGTCAGGAGGTGGCGCAGTCGCAGGTAGCTTAGGGTGACCCTCATGATGGCGGCCTTGTCCAGGTGTGTGGACACGCGGCGGGGCAGAGGCAGCACATGGGCCAGCTCGTAGAACACCTCCGTCTCCTGGCTCCGTCTACACCGGGCAGCATCACGAGAACGCAACTTCCTCTGCTCCGAGCTGCTCCtgaacacaagacacacacaaacacgtcaCTGCTCCTGAACGCAACACGTGTCCCTGCtcttgaacacaacacacacatcactgCTCCTGAACGCAGCACGCACATCACTGCTCCTGAACACGACACGCACATCATTGAACATAACATGTCACTGCTCCTAAACACAACTGCTcctgaagatgtctgtgtaatccccaagtcgtccaggtctgatccatagcaaaagctgaagttaaatctgtcaactggacaaactggaggagtaggagtaggctgtaggagtgaagacgttttgctgctcatcaaaaccgcttcttcagttctggtcagattgctggtggacactgatttatatctatctgaagggaggagccaactacactaaaactgtaaacagctattgtttacagtttcagccttaatggccctattcgacctttaatggccctactggctcaCACTATGGTTCtcgtttgtttgctttgggtctgaggatgggatTATAGattggtgagagattatgtctcaggcctgcATTCCTATTTAAGGAATGCGGGCCTAtttttgtctttcctaacaaaaatagctcaTTTAACTCCTCTcccaaaccatttcttttctttggctaagatctgtacctcactatcttcaaaggagtatTAGTGGTTTTGAAATGAAGATGTACGGCGGACTGAGGTCCAGAGGAACTTTCATGCCGGTGTCGGTACATTTTCTTATGgcgtggctgtttagtttctccaattcACTCCAgttcactgcactcttcactacaatGAAtcgagtagactacattactttgtttatggcttggggttttgtcctttgggtgaaccagtttctttcttaaagtgtttgtaggtttgaaataggcCAGAATctgaaactgtctgaaaattctgaGGTTTTTCATACACACTCGCTATGTAAGGAATAGTTATatctttccttctaggttcagattccctgctgtcctgttttttagctcttagATCTTGTTGCAACAACTTATTGCATTTCAAATGTTTGAAAATTGCCAtgcaaataaagtttgatttgatcttACTTAATCTGTCACATACCCCGGACTCAACACAGCCCATAACACAAGGGGACCATGTGTCATGTGTCACAGCCAGTGACATATGAGCTGTACCTTGTTGAGTTTTTTGCTTATCCCCGTTTCTCACTTTATCCCCTGGACCTGGGCAAGATCTAAGGCCTAAGTGTGTAATTTGGTGGGCCACATTCAAATCCAGTAGCAGAGGCACGGGACAATGCAATCATTGGTGTAAAGCCACTGTAATCTGTTACTACATTATAATAATTATCAAAAACTTGCAGAGAGGACTGTGTACTTAGGGAAAATATAAATTAGGActacatcaaaacaaaaaccaaacctaacaaaaaaaactcataatTCTCACAGTCCAAttcaatttaaacagtttttgttGTATTCCTCTTGTAAATTCCATCAAATAAATGTTCCATTTCCATTTGTTCcatcaaataaatatttttttccaaaaaaaaaaaaaaaaatatgaagccGTAGTTAGAGGCATTCGGTCATAATAAATCAGAAGGCACTTGGGTGAAAAAGAACCACCTATCAAAAAAAAAGAGCTCGCGCGTTAAGCGTGAAAGGAACAAAAAGCGCACATGCCCGCGCAGAACAGTATGTCCTGAAGACGTTATTATTGTATGATCACGTGACCAAGCTGAGCGCAGAGGTGTTTCGAGGACACGACCTACTCAACAACAATTTGTACTAAGGACAGATTTCAGTCTGAAAGCGGACAACTTAGGAACTCAGTGTATCTAACTCCAATGAACGTGTACAAGGTCcgtgacaaataaagaaaaaagaaagaaagcttGTGCCAGCGGAAAGTACCACCCTCTAGACCTGCGTCTCTTAAAGCACTCTCCGGCCACCATACGTGATCTACCCCAGTCTCCAATTTTCCAACCCAGACTGCTCCAGTAGGAGGGCTGCGCTTGTATTAGCAAAGAGTGGCAAAGAGTCAATCCACGCAGTAAGAGTGAGTGGGGCTGCTTTATTGATCCAAACACGCGCGTTTGGAAAGTTTTGTACCCACGCGCTTCTACACTCAGGGCTTTCCCACTTCGTAATCAAGGGAACCTGTTTAACACTTCCAGGCTGCCCAGGACAGGACCCTGCAGAACGAGTCGCGTATACGTGCATTGAAAGATAACTGTGTTAAGACAAAACTACAGCTTTATCCTGACAGAACATAGCCCGGTGCCTGAGCCCCCCGTACGCCGCGTGCACTTACCGTTTGACAGCCGCGGGGGCCACGGGCGGATCCATGTCGTGAGTTTATTCTATGGCAGAGATCGGTGCGCTGGTCTAGATCCCGTTTATTGTGTGGCTATGTCAGAGTGTTTACATGAAGCTACAAACCCCGCCCACACAGCGCCACAACGCACGCTGCGTCCGGTCACTTGGGCTCGATAATATGTCGCTCTCCCGTTACGCACCTTACTACGAGTGAATGAAACTGCGTGATTACGGCAAGGGATGAGCCATGTGTGGTTGAAACGACCTCAGAGTTCCCAAAACGAGCACTGCGGAGGCTACATGACAGGAGTTGTTATGTTTTTCTTCCTGTCACGTGGTTGTCCTGCGCCATGAAGGGGCCTCAGCGCAGCACGTCCACACACTGTTATGAAATCTTAAAATGGGAAATAGTTGTTTTGGAGGCTCGAGGGCTGCTGACGCACGCCTTTAATGATGGACAGATGTCACCCCGAGTGTGCATAATATGATACTACCAACATTAAAGGCACTTACATTAGagtaatggtaaaaaaaaatacggGGCAAAGTTTGGGTGAATATTGACGAGCCTCTAATCTAGGCCAAAGGTGAGAGGTCACTCGGACACGTCGGGACACGTGATAGTGTTTCATTCTTCAGGGACTAGGGCTATTTTCTCCAGCATGCAACAAGCTCTACATAACTTTGTGTAGCCTAGTAAGAAAAGCAATCGCATAAAACATTAACATGAGTCCCTTTCTAACCACATAAACGActccaataataaaacaattagcTGTCATTTAACTTTCCCAAAATCCGACGCCGAGATGCCATATATATAACAATAGAAAAGTGGTCGCATTTGAAAAGCATTGaagtaaaatattcaaaaactgGATCAAATTTTAacagttaaatgttttattaaaaagttgTTCAGAAACGtggaagacattaaaattgTTTAGGACTATGAAAAGGTTTTCAGATGTTTGATGAGCTGACACTTTTGTGCAGTGGACAAAAAACAGCTGCCTCCAGCTGAACATAGctaagaccaaggagatggtggtgacCTTCACCAAGTCCACCAGTCATCTTCAGCTGGTGGACATTGATGGTGTCAGCAAAGAGCAAGTGTACATATATTAATATCTTGGTGTGCACCTTGACGGTAAGCTCAACCGGTTTGTTAACATCCAGAATCTGTGCAAAAAAAGGTAAGAGACGATTATGTTTTCTACAGAAACTGAGATAATTTATGTCTGTGCTGATATGCTGTACATGTTCCACCGTTATGTGGTGTTTCTGTCAGACAAGAAAAAACTGGACAAACTAGTGCAGAGGGCTGGGTCGCTTCTGGGAGAGAGAATGGAGTCTGTTGGAGCTGTGTTGGAGAAGTTCATTAGGCAGAAGATGCAGGCCATCATCTCCAATGAACAACATCCTCTGCATGGGACTGTGGCTGCTCAGAAAAGCAGGACCAACTcctctcactgagctgcagaacaGTGATTCAGGAGCTCTTTTATCTCAGCAGCGATTAGGCTGCTGAATGAATAGCGTGGACTTTAGAGACATGGGCCTCTGTCGTGTTTTTAATCATTGAGTTGTTCTAATAACTTATTTTATTGAATGTGTTTGTGGAAATCCAGTTGAATTTCTCTGTCAGGGATGAATCATGTCTGTCAGTCTGTCGTATCAATGATACATTTAAGTGCATTAATACGGAATACAAAATTATCATGAAATTATGTGATATGTAAAACGAGGAACTACAGTAGAGGATCTATACACTTTTGCCCGTTTGTGTGGTAAGATAGAGGCCGGGTACTGGAGGCATACTTCCGTTTGCATCTGGGTCTGGGGCTGTGCACCCGGCGGAAATGTTCGGCGCTGATTCATATTAGATGTAACGCACACCCCAAGTTTGACCCCAATCCCTGTGAGCTCGTCCCGGTCGTACCCTACTACTgaacagtgttgggaataacggagttacattataacggcgttactaactgcgttactttttcactaacggagtaatctaactaattacttttcccagcgtcctaacgccgttaccgttactgactataaaatgtggcgcgttacttttaattcagttcactcttctcttcatcagagtctctcagccgaggagctgcaACGCGGCtcggggtgagataaaaggcttgtttgagatgaggcgggcgcagatactatcgccgtcgatcggtgcgcggtgcatgccggttagttttgtgtccaagatgccaccgacttgcgctgacataacctgtgcgccggtaacgggaagtttttgagcaaggcgagctcagcagctctccaccgccagcggccgcctgcatggactacaaacgcttaatgcatgatgggaaatgatgtcctgtccacacgtgcatcgacagctgattggatggatagataaataaaggaatagatacGTGTTAGAGGGATTGTGTGAATGTTAAAGAGTTGGGTAAAGTTCggtttatgttgaaatgagagtgattaatatttgaatattgGGCAGAGAATTACTGTGTGGCCAgaaaagcttaaaggttttgtcttattttacatggtttacatttgaatgccttagttttgcaatacattgcaatgattttttttcagtattataatgaagaaaatatttgaagtacagttgtctgaaattgcgtgacatgttgatttatttgcacttcaaataacatttttttatatattttttttatttttgatacattctataatttacttgtaaacaaatacaat
This Periophthalmus magnuspinnatus isolate fPerMag1 chromosome 13, fPerMag1.2.pri, whole genome shotgun sequence DNA region includes the following protein-coding sequences:
- the hif1al gene encoding hypoxia inducible factor 1 subunit alpha, like isoform X1, with amino-acid sequence MDPPVAPAAVKRSSSEQRKLRSRDAARCRRSQETEVFYELAHVLPLPRRVSTHLDKAAIMRVTLSYLRLRHLLTAGAETEPSLEDPMDQFYPQVLGGFIMVLSEEGDIIYLSESVSAHIGITQLELLGQNLYEFVHPCDQEELRDLLTTRSGVSRKQSSTERSFFLRVKNTLTNRGRIVNLKSATWKVLHCVGHMRSEGGSRVLSLLCEPLPHPSSVEFPLDSSTLLTRHSMDLHFTHCEGRVMELLGYEPHQLIGCSAYHFYHALDFDHINRSLQILLSKGQVRTRQYRFLANNGGFVWVETQATVLYSRSGHPEAIVCLNFILSAIEQANMVLSMEQRHCGDLKGEPLSPAPQENADATEESPAEPCSPGPALCPGLTKLSFASPKPDCEPTAPQDLCSPALRQLLSPIFNMSPSSSSSPSPAPSPEPQPITSQEQPMDTSGVERFFAVWPDAEKDQGHTLLQMDDMDLDMLAPYISMDDDFQLSGLTAPEETEAPDPSALGFRSRKRALSVDAEQLPDKRHKGPLSVEDLLGCLEESNQSERDWNQLLTDKDPVLGGVQNERTVLMADFFLSRPPDLSSPLSPMT
- the hif1al gene encoding hypoxia inducible factor 1 subunit alpha, like isoform X2; the protein is MDPPVAPAAVKRSSSEQRKLRSRDAARCRRSQETEVFYELAHVLPLPRRVSTHLDKAAIMRVTLSYLRLRHLLTAGAETEPSLEDPMDQFYPQVLGGFIMVLSEEGDIIYLSESVSAHIGITQLELLGQNLYEFVHPCDQEELRDLLTTRSGVSRKQSSTERSFFLRVKNTLTNRGRIVNLKSATWKVLHCVGHMRSEGGSRVLSLLCEPLPHPSSVEFPLDSSTLLTRHSMDLHFTHCEGRVMELLGYEPHQLIGCSAYHFYHALDFDHINRSLQILLSKGQVRTRQYRFLANNGGFVWVETQATVLYSRSGHPEAIVCLNFILSAIEQANMVLSMEQRHCGDLKGEPLSPAPQENADATEESPAEPCSPGPALCPGLTKLSFASPKPDCEPTAPQDLCSPALRQLLSPIFNMSPSSSSSPSPAPSPEPQPITSQEQPMDTSGVERFFAVWPDAEKDQGHTLLMDDMDLDMLAPYISMDDDFQLSGLTAPEETEAPDPSALGFRSRKRALSVDAEQLPDKRHKGPLSVEDLLGCLEESNQSERDWNQLLTDKDPVLGGVQNERTVLMADFFLSRPPDLSSPLSPMT